One Pararhizobium sp. IMCC3301 DNA segment encodes these proteins:
- a CDS encoding tripartite tricarboxylate transporter TctB family protein, with protein sequence MSSEQKTANGTGRAVDKELLFESLFVMAFAAFLFGVTYTFEEVPPILAQGIQPTVFPRAVIFVMFLLAVFQALKAIRLKPAEAEALKPHKRIARIVYLTGLVLIGFLMLMPLIGTFPTLILFCPGLAFLWGERRWLLMGLSFGGFLAFVYLLFVVLLNVPLP encoded by the coding sequence ATGTCATCTGAACAAAAAACTGCCAATGGCACCGGGCGAGCAGTCGACAAGGAATTGTTGTTTGAGTCGCTGTTTGTCATGGCTTTCGCCGCGTTCCTCTTCGGCGTCACCTATACGTTCGAAGAAGTGCCTCCAATTCTCGCCCAGGGTATCCAGCCAACGGTGTTTCCCCGGGCTGTAATTTTCGTGATGTTCCTACTCGCAGTGTTTCAGGCACTGAAGGCGATCCGGCTGAAGCCTGCGGAAGCTGAGGCGCTGAAACCGCACAAGCGCATCGCCAGAATCGTTTACCTGACCGGCCTGGTGCTAATCGGCTTTCTCATGCTGATGCCGCTCATCGGCACCTTTCCGACGCTGATCCTGTTCTGTCCGGGCCTGGCGTTTTTGTGGGGAGAACGTCGCTGGCTGTTGATGGGGCTCAGCTTCGGCGGCTTTCTGGCCTTCGTCTATCTGCTGTTTGTCGTTCTGCTCAACGTTCCCCT